A single region of the Salvia splendens isolate huo1 chromosome 18, SspV2, whole genome shotgun sequence genome encodes:
- the LOC121776532 gene encoding phosphate transporter PHO1-like: MVKFSKELEAQLIPEWKDAFVNYWQLKKHVKKIKLSRKPKHLSNTPTSYDFGRSIFDPVRALARKLAGDTAHVEAREIIQVKSRVPTGDGEEEDKVYETELDQLFSEEHEVKVFFEMLDEELNKVNHFYKSKETEFLERGEILNKQLQILLDLKRLVADRRRKNFGGQTGGGSGLLSRSGSSLGRNSDSSERDSEYCGSPTDSGTDEVVAALEKNGINFVNSAVRGKNKKGKPKMAMRIDIPAMTPTKTIAAVTSMLWEDIVNNPKKTAGGGEYINRKKIQCAEKMIRGAFVELYKGLGLLKTYSSLNMVAFTKILKKFDKVTNQQASASYLKVVKRSHFISSDKVVRNMDEVESLFTQHFANSDRKKAMKFLRPQQQKDSHMVTFFVGLFTGTFVTLFSVYAILAHLSGMYTAGTEATYIDTVYPIFSMFALVSLHLFMYGCNLLMWKKTRINYNFIFEFLPSTALKYRDAFLICTSLMTAVVGAMVVHLILLSAGFSPHQVDIIPGILLLSCVLLLICPLNIFYRPTRFCFIRVIRNIVCSPFYKVLMVDFFMADQLTSQIPLLRHMESAACYFLAGSFKTHRYETCKSGKMYRELAYVISFAPYYWRAMQCARRWFDESNVDHLANLGKYVSAMVAAGARLTYARQPTQAWMLVVLVTSVVATLYQLYWDFVKDWGLLNANSKNPWLRDDLLLKKRSIYYASIGLNCVLRVAWVEAVMKYKPGVLESRLIAFMLASLEVIRRGHWNYYRLENEHLNNVGKFRAVKTVPLPFSGMDSDG; this comes from the exons ATGGTGAAGTTCTCGAAGGAGCTCGAGGCTCAGCTCATTCCGGAATGGAAGGATGCGTTCGTCAACTACTGGCAGCTCAAAAAGCATGTCAAGAAGATCAAACTATCAAGAAAACCAAAGCATCTCTCCAACACTCCCACTAGCTATGACTTCGGTCGGTCTATTTTCGACCCCGTTCGAGCCCTCGCCCGAAAACTAGCTGGCGACACCGCCCATGTCGAGGCCCGTGAAATTAttcag GTCAAAAGTAGAGTTCCGACCGGAGacggagaagaagaagacaagGTTTATGAAACTGAACTTGATCAGCTATTTTCTGAAGAACATGAG GTTAAAGTGTTTTTCGaaatgttagatgaagaacttAACAAAGTGAATCATTTCTACAAAAGCAAAGAGACTGAGTTTCTTGAAAGAGGGGAAATATTGAATAAGCAGCTCCAGATTTTGCTTGACCTCAAGCGGCTCGTTGCCGACCGTCGTCGCAAAAATTTTGGCGGCCAAACCGGTGGCGGATCGGGACTTCTCTCCCGGTCCGGTTCGTCATTGGGCAGGAACTCGGACTCATCAG AGAGGGATAGCGAATATTGCGGTAGCCCAACCGATTCGGGAACAGACGAAGTGGTGGCTGCACTTGAGAAAAATGGGATAAATTTCGTGAACTCGGCCGTGAGAGGAAAGAACAAGAAGGGGAAGCCGAAGATGGCGATGCGAATCGACATTCCGGCAATGACGCCGACAAAGACAATCGCAGCCGTGACGTCGATGCTTTGGGAAGACATAGTTAACAACCCAAAGAAAACAGCAGGGGGTGGAGAATACATCAACAGGAAGAAGATTCAATGTGCAGAGAAGATGATCAGAGGGGCATTTGTGGAACTTTACAAAGGCCTTGGCTTGCTCAAAACCTATAG TTCGCTGAATATGGTCGCCTTTACAAAGATCCTCAAGAAATTTGATAAG GTGACTAATCAGCAAGCTTCAGCCAGCTACCTCAAAGTAGTAAAAAGATCTCATTTCATTAGCTCTGATAAG GTGGTGAGAAATATGGATGAAGTGGAGTCCTTATTCACGCAGCACTTTGCCAACAGTGACAGAAAAAAAGCAATGAAATTTTTGAGACCCCAACAGCAGAAAGATTCACACATGGTTACCTTTTTTGTGG GGTTGTTCACGGGCACATTTGTGACATTATTTAGTGTTTACGCGATACTGGCTCATTTGAGCGGTATGTACACGGCTGGAACAGAAGCCACTTATATCGACACTGTTTACCCTATTTTTAG CATGTTTGCATTGGTGAGCCTGCATTTGTTCATGTATGGATGCAACTTGTTGATGTGGAAGAAAACAAGAATAAACTACAACTTCATATTTGAATTCCTGCCTTCCACTGCCCTCAAATATAGAGATGCATTCCTCATATGCACCTCTCTCATGACCGCCGTTGTCGGCGCCATGGTCGTCCACCTCATCCTGCTCTCGGCCGGCTTCTCACCCCATCAAGTCGATATCATCCCCGGTATCCTCTTGCTG AGCTGTGTTTTGCTTCTGATCTGCCCATTGAATATCTTCTATCGCCCAACCAGATTCTGCTTCATCCGAGTCATCCGCAACATAGTCTGCTCCCCCTTTTACAAG GTTTTGATGGTAGACTTCTTCATGGCTGATCAACTCACTAGTCAG ATTCCGTTGTTAAGGCATATGGAATCAGCAGCATGCTATTTTCTAGCCGGAAGCTTCAAGACTCATCGCTACGAGACTTGCAAGTCCGGGAAGATGTATAGAGAGCTCGCCTATGTCATCTCCTTCGCTCCCTACTACTGGAGAGCCATGCAg TGCGCGAGGCGATGGTTCGATGAGAGTAACGTGGACCACCTTGCTAACCTCGGCAAGTATGTCTCGGCAATGGTGGCGGCCGGAGCAAGGTTGACCTACGCCAGGCAGCCCACGCAGGCATGGATGCTGGTGGTTTTGGTGACGTCTGTCGTGGCTACATTGTACCAACTCTATTGGGACTTTGTCAAGGATTGGGGGCTTCTCAATGCCAACTCCAAGAACCCATGGCTCAGAGATGACCTCTTGCTCAAGAAGAGAAGCATTTACTATGCATCCATT GGATTGAACTGTGTCTTGAGAGTGGCATGGGTGGAGGCTGTGATGAAATACAAACCCGGGGTGTTGGAGTCGCGTCTCATCGCCTTTATGCTCGCTTCGTTGGAAGTCATCCGGCGCGGCCACTGGAACTACTACAG ATTGGAAAATGAGCATCTCAACAATGTTGGGAAGTTTAGAGCAGTGAAGACAGTTCCTCTGCCATTCTCTGGGATGGATTCTGATGGCTGA